Within Thermococcus celer Vu 13 = JCM 8558, the genomic segment AGGATAGAAGGCATAACCGAGGGTAGATTCGCCATATTGAAGCACGTCCCCCAGGGCCTCATCGAGCTCTACGGTCTCGGTGAAAACGATATTGAAATTCCCACAAAAGAATATGAGAACATCGTTGAAAGAAACTTCGTTCCCCTGAAGGATATCCTCGAAAGCGAGCAGAGGGCAATGGGAATCGTTATGGAGCTTGAAAGGAGGCGCCTGGAGCAAGAATACGGGCTGAACGGTGACTGGAAGGTTGAGGACGTTTCTCTGAGGGAGCACTACGACATCAAGGTCACGGAACCTGAAAATGAGAGATACATTGAGGTCAAGGGGCATAAACCCCTAATCTTAACGGCCGAGATTACTTCCGCGGAATACGAGTTCGCAAGGGCCCACAGGGATAGGTACTGGCTTTATATCGTCGCGAATCTCGGAAAGAACCGGCCGGTGATTCTGAAGGTGTTCAGGCCCTTTGAGGATAAGAGGAAGATCTACGCGGTCTTGGAAGACGGAAGGGAGGTGGACGTAACGACCGAAGTAACGGTTCACACACGGGAAAAAACGAGGAGGGTCATCAGCCTTAAGTGATTCCCCAGCGTTTCTTACGACTTTGTTTATCTGAGCAGATAATTCTGACAGAGGCATTATGATGCAGGATGTTAGACTCAAGAACAATAACAGAGAGAATAAAGAAGGAAATCACTCCCTCTTCTGCGTGGCCTTCCACCTGCTCCACCTGTAGAGCGCCGAAAGGGACTTGATGGCCCTCTCGGGCTCGGGGTAGGCGGGTATCCCCTCCTCGTTGAGCATGTCGATGGCTTCCTTGGCCTCGATACCGCCGACTATGGCAACCACCAGGGGCTTCTTCCTGCCGCTCTCGTTGTACTCGCGGATGACTATCTTGGCGAGGTCGCGCGGATCGAGCACGGCGGTCTGGCAGTAGAGGACGGCCACCGCGTGCATGTTCGGGTTGGCGAGCGCGTCCCTCACGGCCCCCTCGTAGGCTTTGCCGTCGGCCATACCCGTGAGGTCAACCGGGTTCTTGTAGGAGCCGAAGGGCGGCATGTGCTTGGCGAAGACCTTGAGGTCGTCGAGGTTGTCGTAGAGCTTGAGGCCCTCCTCCTCGGCGGCATCGGTCGCCATAACACCTATTCCACCGCCGTTGGTGAGTATAACGACGTTCTCCCCTTCCGGCTCCGGCAGGTTGCTGAGGGTTCTCGCCCAGTCGAAGGCCTCGCCGATGGTCAGCGCCCTGAGGACGCCGCTCTGCTTGAAGGCGGCCGTGTAGATGCTGTCGGCACCGGCGAGCGAACCAGTGTGGGACGCGGCGGCCTTGGCACCGCGCTCGCTCCTCCCGGCCTTTATGATGATGATAGGCTTCTCCATGCTGACCTCCTTGGCGGTTTTCATGAACTTCCTTCCGTCCTTGACGCCCTCCATGTAGATGAGGATGGCCTTGGTGTTCTCGTCCTCCTTGAAGAACTCCAGGAGGTCGGCGTCGTCGATGTCGCTCTTGTTCCCGATGCTGACGACGGCGGAGAGACCGACCTTCTCGAGGATGGTCCAGCCCATGAGGGCTATACCGAGGGCCCCGCTCTGGCTGATGAGCGCGAGGCTTCCGGGCATGACGTCGGTCGGGCCGAAGGTAGCGTTGAGCTTCTCCGGGGTGTAGACGACGCCGAAGATGTTCGGGCCGAGTATCCTCATGCCGTACCTGTGGGCGGTCTCAACGAGTTGCTCCTCAACCTTCTTCCCCTCTTCACCGAGCTCGCCGAAGCCCGAGCTTATTATCGGGAGGACCTTGACGCCCTTCTTCCCGCAATCCTCAACCACCTGGGGGACGAACTTGGCCGGGACGACTATCACTGCCATGTCGACCTCGTCCGGAACGTCGAGGATGCTCTTGTAGGACTTGAACTTCCTTCCGTTGATCTCTATCTCGACACCCTTGATGTTGACGGGGTATATCTTACCCTCGTAGCCGTACTCCACGAGGTTCTTCATAACCGCGTAGCCTATCTTGCCCGGCTTCTCAGAAGCGCCGATGACGGCGATGCTTCTGGGCCTGAAAAGCGCCTTGATGTTCTCATCCATTTCCATCACCCCACTTCGATGAGAGTCACGATTTTACGTTCGTAAAAGAGGTTATAACCTTTCCCCTCTCTTTTCGACGATAACGGGCTCGACGGACGTTTAAAGAAGCGGATCGCCACCCGAGGATGAGAAGCCGGAAAAGTCCGCTAAGGCCTTTAAGCACTAAGATCTTCTCATCGGGCCGGGGGAAGTTCTTCAGAGAAAGGCTAAAATATTCCTTCCCCAACTCCCTCCAGGTGGTGTTATGGGCGTACAGATAGGTGAACTCGTGCCGAGGAAGGAGATAGAGCTCAACAACCTTTACGGCCGGAAGGTGGCGGTCGATGCCTTCAACGCGATTTACCAGTTCCTCTCGACGATAAGACAGCGCGACGGAACTCCCCTGATGGATTCCAAGGGGAGGATAACCTCTCACCTCAGCGGGCTCTTCTACCGCAACATCAACCTCATGGAAAATGGGATAAAGCTGGCCTACGTCTTCGATGGAAAACCGCCGGCGTTCAAAAAGAGGGAGATAGAGAAGCGCCGCGAGGTCAGGGAGGAAGCGGAGGAGAAGTGGTACGAGGCCCTTGAAAAGGGAGACCTCGAGGAGGCCAAGAAGTACGCGATGCGCGCCACCAGGGTAAACGAGGCGCTGATAAACGATGCCAAAAAGCTCCTCGAGCTGATGGGAATCCCCGTTGTCCAGGCACCGAGCGAGGGGGAGGCACAGGCCGCATACATGGCCGCCAGGGGAGAGGTCTACG encodes:
- the acs gene encoding acetate--CoA ligase alpha subunit — protein: MDENIKALFRPRSIAVIGASEKPGKIGYAVMKNLVEYGYEGKIYPVNIKGVEIEINGRKFKSYKSILDVPDEVDMAVIVVPAKFVPQVVEDCGKKGVKVLPIISSGFGELGEEGKKVEEQLVETAHRYGMRILGPNIFGVVYTPEKLNATFGPTDVMPGSLALISQSGALGIALMGWTILEKVGLSAVVSIGNKSDIDDADLLEFFKEDENTKAILIYMEGVKDGRKFMKTAKEVSMEKPIIIIKAGRSERGAKAAASHTGSLAGADSIYTAAFKQSGVLRALTIGEAFDWARTLSNLPEPEGENVVILTNGGGIGVMATDAAEEEGLKLYDNLDDLKVFAKHMPPFGSYKNPVDLTGMADGKAYEGAVRDALANPNMHAVAVLYCQTAVLDPRDLAKIVIREYNESGRKKPLVVAIVGGIEAKEAIDMLNEEGIPAYPEPERAIKSLSALYRWSRWKATQKRE